Below is a window of Perca flavescens isolate YP-PL-M2 chromosome 12, PFLA_1.0, whole genome shotgun sequence DNA.
GTCGAGAAGCCTTTTTCCCTTCAAATCCAAATTTCGTGTGAATGTCTCTTTGAGGTCAATCCCAGTGAGTTCCTTGAAGTGTACGGACATGCCAAGATCATGAAACCAAAACGGCCACTCCTCTCTAAGGCATTTGATACTTTTGCCCTGGTTGACATGTTGACGCTGTGTGTAGAAAGTGGACTTCATTAGACATTTGACCTCCTCTGGATTAGCATCAGAGTGTTGGAACATCACCTTGAGTTTTCCCATCTTTTGCTGCTGGCTCTCTTGAGTTTCTTCAAGGGGCAGACATTTTACATTCCATTTAATGCATCCATAAGTGTCCTGCATTGCTGCTCTCTCTTCTAATGGGATCTCATCTGTGTGGTCTGAGACATCAGtctgatgttttctttttcttattttgggTGTTGAAGTGCGTCTCACATTTTCAATTCTGTTATGCAACTGTTTGACAAGGGAATAGTAGCCTGTTCCAACAATATCACCCTCTATTACATCTTGCAGAGAATTGGGGTATTTTGccaccatttttttttgcaacatcaGTTGAATGCTTTTTACCTACATGAGGGCATTTTTCCATCATCTCAGTCACAACAATCCGGACCATTTCCCTCCTTAGTTTTGGGCCTGGCCTTTTTCCCCTCTCCAAAGAATGCATCACTTCCTCAGGAAATTTACTCCATGGAATTTCAAAGTTGTCGTCCCACTGTGTGTCAAGTCCTGGGCTGCTGGAGGAGGTTGATGATGAACTTCGGGGTGAAACAGAGAGCGATGAGAGCGATTGGGTAGCTGAGGTTTCCACAGACGATAGTGAGCTGTTCTCTGGAGTTTGGtctttaaatgacaaaaaaataagattATGATTCACACTGTACAATATTACACAATGTCCATGTGTGCTTTTTAATagttgtgtgttgtatgttgttTTTACTTACATTTCTGTTTCCAAACAGAAAGAAGCTTTCTGGCTTGTACAGGTCTTAATGCGGTCATCAAATCAGCCTCTGTTACAAAGCGTAGATCATCATACGTCTCGACTCCAATGGATTGCAAGTGCTCTTCCAGGATGTTTTTGTGTACTGCTGGAAGTTCTGGTAGGACTTCCATGATGGCGACATCTAGGAAGGTTCGCTCTGAGTCACTCATATTAGCACTGAAGAAGAAATGCCACCttcaaaacagaacagaaaaaaaagtatacagtatatacacttaACAGAGCAGGGACATGCATCAGGTAACACTTATATTAATGTAAAACCATTTACAGTGAGAACTAAGTGAGCTTTAATTGGATTTTATTTTGCCACAATACTGTGTTTTAGTGGAATGACTTGGTATCCATCAAGAATGTATGATTCCAAAGGATAGAAATCAGGCAGGTCATTAATGTTGATACACTGTAACCCAAGACTGTCCTTTGTCACAGAATACAGATGGTATTCTGAGAGCAAGATGCCTTTGTGGATATCCATCAAAACATACACAGATGTTTCATTCTTAATCAAGATGAGTAGAAGTTCACCAAACTCCATATACTCATCATTTCTGTACACAAGAAACTGTCCTTTTTTATATGCAGTGCCCTTGTACTGAATGTCTGTGGTAACTGTGGTATTGCTTTCTGAAAAGGCTAACTCCCTGACTGCATGTTTAATAGTGTTACTGTAGAGGTTGGGATAAAACGCACAGCTGTCCTTTACTGCATTCTTGCCCTGCTAAAAGATATGCCTGATACATCTGATGACGCTCTGACAAAGTTTGACaaatgtttttgaagtttttcaaGTGTCTGGCACATCTTTTAAAATAACTGTGTTTACTTTCAAACCTAAGCGTCCATAACCTAATCAATGGACCAAATTTCAAGAACAGTGCTGAATAATGGCGCAAATAGTGGTGCTTGGGTTTTAGTTGAATTTCAGGAAACAACATCTTTCTCAACTCCAAATATTCTTGGATCAATATGTCAAGATATGCTATTTGGGACAAGGAAATGTTCTGAGCACAAATAAGATCCACAATGTCTTTTAGCTGGAGAGCTAACTGCCATACTTCATCGTCCTTGTTTtgcactttgtcaccaatcAAAACTGGTAGCAATCTCAAAAGGTTCCAGTTTTGAATGGCTTGCCCTGATAACTTGGCTCCGTCAGGATTAACAGCACATGGCTTTGTGAGTGCTTCCGATCCTTTATACTTAAAGTGTTTGATGCGCCTGTTTAAGAGTGAGTATGagaaccatttttttttttttataatgttctTCAGGTATAGTGCTAGATCATATGACAAGACTCCTTCAAAGAGGTCATGACCTAAACAAGGTGGGAGACCAGGCTGGGATACGTGAAAAGACTCGAGGGTATTAAAGATAGAGTTTACCTTTATTCCTCTGACGCCTTGGATGTTTTCAGCCTGGAGATCAGCAACAGCCGCATCATACGTCTCTGGGGTGCGTTGAGGACCACAGGCATTCGGATCAGCCTCAAACTCACTTCTTGTGATTTCACAGTACCTGCAAAAATATTGAGAGCGGCTGAAGTTCTCTGTAAACCCACCTATGCAATGAGAACCCAAGTTGTCCCCAGCAATACAGTAAAGACCCCCTTTTACGGTTTCTCCATCTACATTTATTCCATCTGTCTCCAAGGATTTCAGATCTGCCAATAACTCTGAGAAAACTTTGGCTATTCCAAAACGCTTAAGGTCATTCTCAACACACAACAAGACTAAAAACATATTATCAGTATTTGAACGCAAATTAATGGGTAAATTTGCTAATGAAAGATAGACTGCAAGAACTTTGTGCGTCTTTTAGCAGAACCCAGGGATTCACAATTTCAAATGAATCTTGGTACAAAATCAGTTTGAGGCTTTCAGGGTTTTCATTAAAGAACTGGTGACATTTGAAATTTTGTCCATCATATAAATCGGTAAAAACCTC
It encodes the following:
- the LOC114565768 gene encoding uncharacterized protein LOC114565768 encodes the protein MLQKKMVAKYPNSLQDVIEGDIVGTGYYSLVKQLHNRIENVRRTSTPKIRKRKHQTDVSDHTDEIPLEERAAMQDTYGCIKWNVKCLPLEETQESQQQKMGKLKVMFQHSDANPEEVKCLMKSTFYTQRQHVNQGKSIKCLREEWPFWFHDLGMSVHFKELTGIDLKETFTRNLDLKGKRLLDYMTTVCVNKSKKFLQNYARLQRMRGPQSGCSDDVIEMLLLLLSYFDEKEESMFFHVEDTCLAEEVQLEQVPLTPTVIVCGQSCYSSTRYMLSLDRNLTNTNISSFISALCLMFGSYYCFNIHYPSELASTSSKVFFLDKPRKRNQSRE